In Vicia villosa cultivar HV-30 ecotype Madison, WI unplaced genomic scaffold, Vvil1.0 ctg.001297F_1_1, whole genome shotgun sequence, one DNA window encodes the following:
- the LOC131634443 gene encoding secreted RxLR effector protein 161-like, whose amino-acid sequence MTDLGGMKYFLGIEVLQLDNGSFICQRKYVKELLTKFRMEESNSVLNPIVPGSKIHKDEEGVKVNITLYKQLVGSMMYVTATRPDVMYAISLISRYMFMPTELHFAAAKRILRYLKGTIEYGLFYRRGGNRELVGFTDSDYAGCVEDRKSTSGYTFILSDATVAWSSKKQPIVTLSTTEAKFVAAATCSCQLIWMKRVLGKISYEGSKKPVIFCDNNSTIKLSKNPIMHGKSKHIDVRFLC is encoded by the coding sequence ATGACTGACTTGGGAGGAATGAAATACTTCCTGGGAATTGAGGTGCTGCAGCTTGATAATgggagttttatttgtcaaagaaAGTATGTGAAAGAGTTGCTAACAAAATTCAGAATGGAGGAAAGCAACTCTGTCTTAAATCCTATTGTCCCAGGGTCTAAAATTCACAAAGATGAAGAAGGTGTGAAGGTAAATATCACACTCTATAAGCAGCTTGTGGGAAGCATGATGTACGTGACAGCCACTCGGCCAGATGTAATGTATGCTATTAGTCTGATTAGCAGATACATGTTTATGCCAACTGAACTTCACTTTGCAGCGGCCAAAAGAATTTTAAGGtatttgaaagggaccattgaatATGGGCTCTTTTATAGGCGAGGGGGAAATAGAGAGCTAGTTGGATTCACTGATAGTGATTACGCTGGATGTGTGGAGGATAGGAAAAGTACATCAGGGTATACCTTCATTCTCAGTGATGCAACAGTGGCATGGTCCTCCAAGAAACAACCAATTGTTACTCTAAGTACAACTGAAGCAAAATTTGTGGCGGCAGCAACTTGCTCTTGTCAATTAATATGGATGAAAAGAGTGTTGGGAAAAATTAGCTACGAAGGAAGCAAAAAGCCTGTTATTTTCTGTGATAACAACTCAACAATCAAGCTATCAAAAAATCCAATAATGCACGGCAAAAGCAAACACATCGATGTAAGGttcctctgttag